One window of Methylococcus sp. EFPC2 genomic DNA carries:
- the nhaD gene encoding sodium:proton antiporter NhaD produces the protein MRVLKTPRYLLVVGTGLSCWPLRLLASETLSNPLDLSMHPVGYMALALFGIAYVFVVLEEVLELRKSKPMMLAAALIWVAIALVYKSHGLSDVAEAAIRHNVMDYGELLLFLIVSIAYINAMEERRVFDNLRAWLINRGFGYRQLFWVTGSLAFFISSVSNNMTTAMLMCAVVMAVGKDSPKFVGIACVNTVVAANAGGAFCPFGDITTLMVWQKGFIEFWTFFKLFVPSALNFLIPAALMYFAVPKGRPAPVLARISLQRGAKRIVLLFLLTILTAVGFQNGLQLPAAVGMMAGLTYLQLFGYYLHVTHRDEPEVGVDPMIGEEIAQSDAETTFRFDVFHHLARMEWDTLLFFYGVVLCVGGMNFIGYLNHLSDFLYGELGATPANVLVGVISALVDNIPVMFAILSMHPEMSTGQWLLVTLTAGVGGSLLSVGSAAGVALMGQAKGVYTFMTHLKWAPVIALGYLGSIGAHFLINSEMF, from the coding sequence ATGCGTGTCTTGAAGACCCCTCGTTACCTGCTAGTGGTCGGTACGGGGCTCAGTTGTTGGCCATTGCGGTTACTGGCGTCCGAAACGCTTTCGAATCCCCTTGATTTGAGCATGCATCCCGTCGGCTATATGGCGTTAGCCTTGTTTGGAATCGCCTATGTGTTCGTGGTACTTGAAGAGGTGCTCGAACTGCGTAAATCCAAGCCTATGATGCTTGCGGCGGCGCTGATTTGGGTGGCCATTGCCCTGGTTTACAAATCACACGGTCTTTCCGACGTCGCCGAGGCCGCTATCCGGCACAACGTCATGGACTACGGCGAATTGCTGCTGTTCCTGATCGTTTCCATTGCTTACATCAACGCTATGGAAGAGCGGAGAGTCTTCGACAATCTGCGCGCCTGGCTCATCAATCGGGGCTTCGGTTACCGCCAATTGTTCTGGGTGACTGGTAGCCTCGCATTTTTCATTTCCTCCGTATCCAACAACATGACCACGGCCATGCTGATGTGTGCGGTGGTGATGGCGGTGGGCAAAGACAGTCCGAAGTTTGTCGGTATCGCCTGTGTCAACACAGTGGTTGCCGCCAACGCCGGCGGCGCGTTCTGCCCATTTGGCGACATCACCACGCTGATGGTCTGGCAGAAAGGGTTCATCGAGTTCTGGACATTTTTTAAACTATTCGTCCCTTCTGCGCTCAATTTTCTTATCCCCGCGGCACTCATGTATTTTGCCGTGCCCAAGGGTCGACCGGCCCCGGTCCTGGCCCGAATTAGCCTGCAGCGAGGTGCGAAAAGAATCGTACTGCTGTTCCTGCTGACGATACTCACCGCGGTCGGCTTTCAAAATGGCCTCCAGCTTCCGGCTGCCGTCGGCATGATGGCGGGATTGACCTATCTGCAATTGTTCGGCTATTACCTGCACGTTACCCATCGCGACGAACCCGAAGTTGGCGTCGATCCGATGATCGGTGAAGAGATCGCACAGTCCGATGCCGAGACTACCTTCCGTTTCGACGTGTTCCACCATCTGGCCCGTATGGAATGGGATACCCTGCTGTTCTTCTACGGCGTGGTCCTGTGCGTCGGCGGCATGAATTTCATCGGCTACCTCAACCATTTGTCGGACTTCCTGTATGGAGAACTCGGCGCCACGCCCGCCAACGTCCTGGTGGGTGTGATTTCAGCCCTGGTGGATAACATTCCGGTGATGTTTGCCATCCTGTCCATGCATCCCGAGATGTCCACCGGGCAATGGTTGCTGGTGACCCTGACCGCCGGCGTCGGCGGCAGCCTGCTCTCGGTGGGTTCCGCTGCCGGGGTGGCCCTAATGGGGCAGGCCAAGGGAGTTTATACCTTCATGACCCATCTGAAATGGGCGCCGGTCATCGCCTTGGGCTATCTCGGAAGCATTGGGGCACATTTTCTGATCAATTCCGAAATGTTCTGA
- a CDS encoding cation:proton antiporter codes for MEPQAVHQFFLQLMVMLLTARLFAELFARLQSPPVVGELLAGVILGPSLLGWLEPSQVIRLLAEIGIILLLFEVGLETDIRQLAKTGWQALLVAVSGLVWPFFLGFGLSHWLFQRSLLEALFVGGTLTATSIGITVRVLTDLKRHHSREAQVVLGAAVIDDILGVVLLAVLYEFSRAGAVDWGNAGKVMGFIAVFFLLAPVLAKLFSLVIRRFALISQTDGLIPTLIVSLVLFFAWLAHAMGAPELLGGFAAGLAFSRRFFLPFGLALRSDPAFSDRIDAQMRPIVQLFVPIFFVMVGLSLNLRVIDWGSSFIWSFSLGLFAVAVLGKMLGALLVRGGWAERCAIGIAMVPRGEVGLIFAELGRTSGILNNEIYAALIIVIALTTLLSPMLLKSFYRRYMPHVPVLGELPQ; via the coding sequence GTGGAACCCCAGGCCGTTCATCAATTCTTCTTGCAGCTGATGGTGATGCTGCTGACGGCCCGGCTCTTCGCCGAGCTGTTCGCGCGCCTGCAGAGCCCGCCGGTGGTGGGGGAACTGTTGGCCGGCGTCATTCTAGGTCCCAGCCTGCTGGGCTGGCTGGAGCCCAGCCAGGTCATCAGGCTGCTGGCGGAAATCGGCATCATCCTGCTGCTGTTCGAGGTGGGCCTGGAGACCGACATCCGCCAGTTGGCGAAAACCGGCTGGCAAGCTCTTCTGGTCGCCGTCAGCGGTCTGGTTTGGCCATTTTTCCTGGGATTCGGACTCAGCCACTGGCTGTTCCAACGCAGCCTGCTGGAGGCCCTGTTCGTCGGCGGCACGCTGACGGCCACCAGCATCGGCATCACCGTGCGGGTGCTCACTGACCTGAAACGCCATCACAGCCGGGAGGCCCAGGTGGTGCTCGGTGCAGCGGTCATCGACGACATCCTGGGCGTGGTACTGTTGGCGGTACTGTACGAATTCTCTCGCGCCGGCGCGGTAGACTGGGGCAATGCCGGCAAGGTGATGGGCTTCATCGCGGTGTTTTTCCTGCTGGCCCCGGTCCTGGCCAAGCTATTCTCCCTGGTGATCCGCCGCTTCGCCCTGATCAGCCAGACCGACGGCCTGATTCCCACCCTGATCGTCTCGCTGGTACTGTTCTTCGCCTGGCTGGCTCACGCCATGGGAGCGCCAGAACTACTGGGCGGATTCGCCGCCGGACTGGCGTTTTCCCGACGGTTTTTTCTGCCCTTCGGTTTGGCCTTACGCAGCGATCCGGCGTTTTCCGATCGCATCGATGCCCAGATGCGGCCGATCGTTCAGTTGTTTGTTCCCATTTTCTTCGTCATGGTTGGATTGTCTCTGAATCTGCGCGTCATCGATTGGGGTTCATCGTTTATCTGGTCTTTTTCCCTGGGCCTGTTTGCCGTTGCCGTGCTCGGTAAAATGCTGGGCGCATTACTCGTTCGAGGTGGTTGGGCTGAGCGCTGCGCCATCGGCATCGCCATGGTTCCCCGGGGCGAGGTTGGGCTGATCTTTGCGGAACTCGGACGGACATCGGGCATTCTGAACAACGAAATCTACGCCGCGCTGATCATCGTCATCGCGCTGACAACCTTGCTGTCTCCGATGTTGCTGAAATCTTTTTACCGTCGGTATATGCCGCACGTCCCCGTGCTCGGCGAGTTACCACAATAG
- a CDS encoding MarR family winged helix-turn-helix transcriptional regulator, protein MKRNVEKASPAETVDAPDSSAWAYEVLKRFRLIFKAVQQHSQWVETRCGVTSAQLWALWELSRSPGLRVTELAKAMSIHHSTASNLLDKLAKKGLIRRERVSEDQRVVTVTLTPEGRELIGQAPAPAQGILQHALFCLPDAVLHSLAKDLDALVKAMELNDDEAAMEPLNPLPKTTRRGAKRQDSNE, encoded by the coding sequence ATGAAGCGTAATGTCGAGAAAGCCAGCCCCGCGGAAACGGTCGATGCTCCAGATTCAAGTGCCTGGGCGTATGAAGTGCTGAAACGCTTCCGACTGATCTTCAAGGCGGTCCAACAACATTCGCAATGGGTGGAAACCCGTTGTGGCGTGACCAGTGCCCAACTATGGGCCTTGTGGGAATTGTCGAGAAGTCCGGGACTACGAGTGACCGAACTGGCCAAGGCCATGTCGATCCATCATTCCACGGCCAGCAACCTGCTCGACAAGCTGGCCAAGAAAGGCCTGATAAGGAGGGAACGGGTCAGCGAGGATCAGCGAGTCGTCACGGTGACTTTGACTCCGGAGGGGCGGGAACTCATCGGGCAGGCACCGGCGCCAGCCCAGGGCATTCTGCAACATGCGCTGTTCTGCCTGCCCGATGCCGTACTCCACTCCCTAGCCAAAGATTTGGATGCGCTCGTTAAAGCGATGGAGCTCAATGATGACGAAGCCGCCATGGAACCGCTCAATCCGCTTCCCAAGACCACACGAAGGGGTGCAAAGCGGCAGGACTCTAATGAATGA
- a CDS encoding DUF2490 domain-containing protein gives MTAHKGSGFSENLLFAQLGYSLNEHASVWLGYVHDWIHPLDKLSYQENRPYEDFLYNTAFGDWKFIDRISSDRLAG, from the coding sequence ATGACAGCTCACAAGGGTTCCGGTTTTTCGGAAAACCTGCTGTTTGCGCAGTTGGGGTATTCACTGAACGAGCATGCCAGTGTCTGGCTTGGCTACGTCCATGATTGGATTCATCCCTTGGATAAGCTCTCCTACCAAGAGAATCGACCCTATGAGGACTTCCTGTACAACACCGCGTTCGGCGATTGGAAGTTCATCGATCGTATCAGTTCTGACCGATTGGCTGGATGA
- the clcA gene encoding H(+)/Cl(-) exchange transporter ClcA: MAPVVDVARVEYQGNGLTPLQDYGKTDRHLWISRLNASRREKPAWARGRSTPLSRHRHRLMAQAILIGLLTGAVAVCFHLALDYGELLRNRILDFARRYPEWGPSIVLSLALIGVMLSATLVIRIAPEAAGSGIPHLKIVLQGRRPFRWLRVLIVKFVSTVVGVTGGLVLGRGGPSVHMGGAIGQGVANLWPGKHSEDRPILLAAGGGAGLSAAFNSPLAGLVFVLEELEWRFASLEFFTTAVACLAADMVCRAVLGQYPTFHLASAGSPPLTLLPAFVPVGILSALLGALFNRSLLTAQSLIGLRSWPRLAWWLILASMVTVVGWRFPTLLGSGQDFVDGMLEGSALPPEAVALFFLIRFILTIGSSSSGAAGGLFIPILVLGALLGWGVGETIRLFLPELNVDSRLFAVVGMAAYFTGVVHAPLTAIVLIIEMTGNYTLILPLFIACFSALLVADWAGSLPLYEALLENDWRKDRFKRVIDRIRS; this comes from the coding sequence ATGGCGCCGGTTGTCGACGTTGCGAGGGTCGAATATCAAGGAAACGGTTTGACACCGCTGCAGGACTACGGGAAGACCGACCGACATCTCTGGATTTCCAGGTTGAACGCCTCCAGGCGGGAGAAGCCGGCATGGGCACGTGGTCGTTCGACGCCCTTGAGTCGACATCGGCACCGACTCATGGCGCAAGCCATTTTGATCGGTCTGCTCACCGGCGCAGTCGCGGTCTGTTTCCATCTGGCGCTGGATTACGGTGAACTCCTCCGCAATCGCATCCTCGATTTCGCACGTCGGTACCCGGAATGGGGGCCGTCGATCGTGTTGAGCCTGGCTTTGATCGGCGTGATGCTTTCAGCAACGCTGGTTATCCGTATTGCGCCGGAGGCCGCGGGTAGCGGCATTCCGCATTTGAAGATCGTGCTCCAAGGACGCCGCCCGTTTCGCTGGTTGCGGGTGCTGATCGTCAAGTTCGTCAGCACGGTCGTGGGTGTTACCGGCGGTTTGGTGCTCGGACGGGGCGGTCCCAGCGTCCACATGGGGGGCGCAATCGGCCAGGGGGTGGCGAATCTGTGGCCGGGGAAACACTCTGAAGACCGGCCGATCTTGTTGGCTGCCGGTGGTGGCGCCGGATTGTCTGCGGCCTTTAATTCTCCCTTGGCGGGATTGGTTTTCGTACTCGAAGAATTGGAATGGCGCTTCGCCTCGTTGGAATTCTTCACCACGGCGGTCGCTTGCCTGGCGGCCGACATGGTTTGCCGTGCCGTACTGGGACAGTATCCGACCTTTCATCTTGCGAGTGCCGGGAGCCCGCCGCTGACTCTGCTGCCTGCGTTCGTGCCGGTGGGCATACTGTCGGCCTTGCTCGGCGCTCTGTTCAACCGGTCGCTGCTGACGGCACAGAGCCTCATCGGCCTGCGGTCCTGGCCTCGACTTGCCTGGTGGCTGATTCTGGCATCGATGGTGACGGTGGTCGGTTGGCGTTTTCCGACGTTGTTGGGAAGCGGGCAGGACTTCGTGGACGGGATGCTGGAAGGGAGCGCCTTGCCCCCGGAAGCCGTGGCCCTGTTCTTCCTGATCCGTTTCATCTTGACCATCGGCAGTTCCAGTTCCGGTGCCGCCGGCGGCCTCTTCATCCCGATTCTCGTACTCGGCGCCCTGCTGGGCTGGGGTGTCGGCGAGACGATTCGACTGTTTCTTCCGGAACTGAACGTGGATTCCAGGTTGTTCGCGGTGGTGGGCATGGCGGCGTACTTTACCGGCGTGGTCCACGCGCCCTTGACCGCGATCGTCCTGATCATCGAGATGACCGGCAATTACACATTGATCCTTCCGTTGTTCATCGCCTGTTTTTCCGCTCTGCTGGTGGCGGATTGGGCCGGGAGCCTGCCGCTCTACGAAGCCTTATTGGAGAACGACTGGAGGAAGGATCGCTTCAAACGAGTTATTGATCGCATTCGATCGTAG
- a CDS encoding cation:proton antiporter gives METFRLELFFIAFAAALAPLLAELPSRFRMPVVVVEILLGILIGPHLFNLITPDGLVGMLGELGLTFLLFMVGLEIDLGEMQGRPMALAIGGWLLSFAVAMVCMFFVHAIGLIQAPPILFAVALSTTALGVLAPILRDEGVLNTEFGKQVLSAAAMGEFGPLVIISLLLIPTHSTVIHTFFIVIFLGIAFLAAYGAIRVRSSKLIDALAHTMQSSGQFPVRLCIMLQALLVAMAAKFGLNVVMGAFAAGMVVGLASKGERGMLLRQKLDAIGYGFLIPFFFIVAGMRFDVGALWASPLVPVQIIALLGLLILVRGVPVFLYQQDLPPADRLPFALYSATGLPLIVIITEIGVSSGLMAPDRAAVLVSAGMISVFLFPILADRVRKQPWW, from the coding sequence ATGGAAACCTTCCGCTTAGAACTTTTCTTCATCGCGTTTGCCGCTGCCCTTGCGCCCTTGCTCGCCGAACTACCGTCACGCTTTCGTATGCCCGTGGTCGTAGTGGAAATCCTACTGGGTATCCTCATCGGGCCACATCTCTTCAACCTGATCACGCCCGACGGCCTGGTGGGCATGCTGGGAGAGCTCGGCCTGACCTTTCTCCTGTTCATGGTGGGGCTGGAAATCGATCTCGGGGAAATGCAAGGCCGACCGATGGCCTTGGCGATCGGAGGCTGGTTACTCTCATTCGCCGTGGCTATGGTCTGCATGTTTTTCGTGCATGCGATCGGTCTCATCCAGGCGCCGCCGATATTGTTTGCCGTGGCCTTGTCCACCACCGCGCTAGGAGTCCTGGCGCCCATTCTCCGGGATGAAGGCGTGTTGAACACCGAATTTGGCAAACAGGTGCTCTCGGCCGCGGCGATGGGTGAGTTCGGTCCTTTGGTGATCATCTCGTTGTTGTTGATTCCGACCCACAGCACTGTGATTCACACCTTTTTCATCGTGATCTTTCTCGGGATTGCCTTTCTCGCGGCATATGGGGCCATTCGAGTTCGATCCTCCAAACTGATCGATGCGCTGGCGCACACCATGCAAAGTAGCGGTCAATTCCCGGTCCGGCTCTGTATCATGCTGCAAGCACTGCTGGTCGCCATGGCCGCCAAATTCGGTCTCAATGTGGTGATGGGCGCTTTTGCGGCGGGGATGGTGGTCGGGCTCGCCAGCAAAGGCGAAAGGGGGATGCTGCTTCGCCAAAAGCTGGACGCGATTGGCTACGGATTTCTCATCCCCTTCTTCTTCATCGTCGCCGGCATGCGCTTCGATGTCGGGGCGCTGTGGGCCAGCCCCTTGGTTCCGGTCCAGATTATCGCCCTCTTGGGTCTGCTGATCCTGGTTCGGGGAGTGCCCGTTTTCCTCTATCAACAGGACCTGCCGCCGGCCGATCGATTGCCCTTTGCCCTTTATTCAGCCACCGGCCTGCCCTTGATCGTGATCATCACCGAAATCGGTGTGTCCTCGGGGCTCATGGCGCCGGATCGAGCCGCGGTCCTAGTCAGCGCCGGGATGATTTCCGTGTTCTTGTTTCCCATCCTGGCCGACAGGGTCAGGAAGCAGCCCTGGTGGTGA
- a CDS encoding STAS/SEC14 domain-containing protein, with protein sequence MIEQLQTGSSRILAFKLSGKLHDEDYKIFVPAVDAAVATEGEIRLFVQFEEDFQGWDLHAAWDDVKFAASHYSDFYRIAIVGDRKWEEWMARVCKPFTSASVGYFDVSEAEVAWAWLREDL encoded by the coding sequence ATGATCGAGCAACTTCAGACCGGTTCATCAAGAATCCTCGCTTTCAAATTGAGTGGAAAACTCCACGACGAGGATTACAAGATCTTTGTACCCGCGGTGGACGCCGCTGTGGCGACCGAGGGCGAAATCCGTCTTTTCGTGCAGTTTGAAGAAGACTTTCAAGGCTGGGACCTGCACGCTGCCTGGGACGACGTCAAATTTGCCGCGAGTCATTATTCGGATTTTTACCGCATCGCCATCGTGGGCGACCGGAAGTGGGAAGAGTGGATGGCCAGGGTGTGCAAACCCTTCACCTCGGCATCCGTTGGTTATTTTGATGTGTCCGAAGCCGAAGTCGCTTGGGCGTGGCTGCGGGAAGACCTCTAA
- a CDS encoding HAD-IIB family hydrolase, translating to MQKHPLYIFMISVHGLIRGHDPELGRDADTGGQITYVLDLARALGFHPEVRKVDLLTRLIEDPAVGPDYAEPEEVLGPNARILRLPFGPKRYLRKELLWNHLDQLVDRVLHFLREQGQLPDVIHSHYADAGYVGYQLSQLLGVPQIHTGHSLGRCKRQRLLDSGRKATAIDRQFNFARRIAAEEQVLEHAALIITSTTQERDEQYGMYQRFNPKRCLVLPPGIDFTRFSAAGAKTVDPRVKFMIDRFLHEPCKPMILTLSRPAPRKNLLALIEAYGEDEALQELANLVILAGHRGDLRDLEETQAAVVTELLLAIDRYDLYGKVALPKRHAQEDVPQLYRFAARHGGVFVNPALTEPFGLTLLEAAASGLPIVATQDGGPRDILANCGNGLLIDPLDKKAMAATLREALSDSRRWKTWSKAGKRRVVRHYSWPAHVDAYLKNVGRLLHRTRKTRRRSLALASGLERPPLPLAQWALISDIDNTLLGDRQGLSELLEWLTGKPEVGFGIATGRTVDSAAKVLRQWGVRTPDVLITAVGSEIYYGPDLSRDEGWSHYIRHLWRRNDLAGALQNMPGLRLQKRSEQREFKLSYRVDPQRMPALADIENRLRERRLHASLIYSHNQFLDVLPLRASKGHAVRYLAYKFGLPLERFLVAGDSGNDVEMMVGDTLGVIVSNYSGELEHLREQHRVYFAPFPYALGILAGIHHYRFADAAATMIEGNNA from the coding sequence ATGCAAAAACATCCCTTGTACATCTTCATGATCAGTGTCCACGGCTTAATTCGCGGACACGATCCGGAATTGGGCCGGGACGCCGATACCGGCGGCCAGATTACCTATGTGCTGGATTTGGCTAGGGCGCTGGGTTTTCACCCCGAGGTGAGAAAGGTGGATCTGCTGACCCGACTGATCGAGGATCCGGCAGTCGGCCCCGATTATGCCGAACCCGAAGAAGTCCTCGGCCCGAACGCACGCATTCTGCGACTGCCGTTCGGCCCCAAGCGCTATTTGCGCAAGGAGCTGTTGTGGAATCACCTGGATCAACTGGTGGATCGCGTCTTGCACTTCCTACGCGAGCAGGGCCAGTTGCCGGACGTGATCCACAGCCATTATGCCGACGCCGGCTATGTGGGCTACCAGCTCTCGCAATTGTTGGGGGTGCCCCAGATTCATACCGGCCATTCGCTGGGGCGCTGCAAGCGTCAGCGCCTGTTGGACAGTGGCCGCAAAGCCACCGCCATCGACCGTCAGTTCAATTTCGCCCGGCGCATCGCGGCCGAGGAGCAGGTGCTCGAGCATGCGGCCCTGATCATCACCAGCACGACGCAGGAGCGCGACGAGCAGTACGGAATGTACCAGCGGTTCAACCCAAAACGCTGCCTGGTCTTGCCGCCCGGTATTGATTTCACGCGTTTTTCCGCCGCCGGCGCAAAGACTGTTGATCCCCGGGTGAAATTTATGATTGACCGGTTTTTGCACGAACCGTGCAAGCCGATGATTCTGACCCTCAGCCGACCGGCACCGCGCAAGAATTTGCTGGCCCTGATCGAGGCCTACGGGGAAGACGAAGCCCTGCAAGAGCTGGCCAATCTGGTAATTCTCGCCGGACACCGTGGCGATCTGCGTGACCTCGAGGAAACCCAGGCGGCGGTGGTCACCGAATTGTTGCTGGCCATCGACCGATACGATTTATACGGCAAGGTGGCCTTGCCCAAGCGGCATGCCCAAGAGGACGTGCCGCAGCTCTATCGCTTTGCCGCACGCCACGGAGGGGTGTTCGTCAATCCGGCACTGACCGAACCCTTTGGCCTAACCCTGCTGGAAGCGGCTGCGTCGGGCCTCCCCATCGTCGCCACACAGGACGGCGGCCCCAGAGATATCCTGGCCAATTGCGGCAATGGCTTGCTGATCGATCCGCTGGACAAGAAAGCGATGGCCGCGACCCTGCGCGAGGCCCTGAGCGATTCGCGCCGATGGAAGACGTGGTCAAAGGCGGGAAAGCGTCGCGTGGTGCGACACTACAGTTGGCCCGCCCATGTGGATGCCTACCTGAAGAACGTCGGGCGGCTGCTCCACCGAACCCGCAAGACGCGAAGGCGCAGCCTCGCCCTCGCTTCGGGACTGGAACGCCCACCTCTCCCCCTCGCGCAATGGGCGCTGATCTCCGACATCGACAATACCTTGCTGGGTGACCGCCAGGGATTGTCCGAGCTACTGGAATGGCTGACCGGCAAGCCGGAGGTCGGCTTCGGCATAGCCACTGGCCGCACCGTGGACAGTGCCGCCAAGGTACTCCGGCAATGGGGTGTGCGTACCCCGGATGTCCTGATCACTGCGGTCGGCAGCGAAATCTATTACGGCCCGGACCTGAGCCGCGACGAGGGTTGGTCTCACTACATCCGCCACCTCTGGCGGCGGAACGATCTCGCCGGAGCGCTGCAGAACATGCCAGGCCTCAGGTTGCAGAAGCGTAGCGAGCAGCGGGAGTTCAAGCTGAGCTATCGGGTCGACCCCCAGCGCATGCCGGCACTGGCGGACATCGAAAACCGGCTGCGGGAAAGACGCCTGCACGCCAGTCTGATTTACTCCCACAACCAGTTTCTCGACGTGTTGCCGCTGCGGGCGTCCAAGGGCCATGCCGTGCGCTATCTGGCCTATAAATTCGGCCTGCCACTGGAACGCTTCCTGGTTGCCGGCGATTCCGGCAACGACGTGGAGATGATGGTCGGCGACACCCTCGGGGTGATTGTCAGCAACTACAGCGGGGAGCTCGAACATTTGCGCGAGCAGCATCGGGTCTATTTCGCACCATTCCCCTATGCGCTTGGCATCCTGGCAGGAATCCATCATTACCGTTTTGCGGATGCCGCGGCGACCATGATTGAGGGGAATAACGCATGA